The following are from one region of the Salvia hispanica cultivar TCC Black 2014 chromosome 1, UniMelb_Shisp_WGS_1.0, whole genome shotgun sequence genome:
- the LOC125201685 gene encoding pathogen-related protein-like gives MESEMKEAGDKYRSFLHDEAKNIEWRHGGPPIYDAVNKLFDEGRTKEWPKGSLEEVVQNAIKSWEMELSHKTNIKDFKTINPDKFKLIVNGREGLSGEETLKLGSYNALLKSSLPEEFKYYKAEEESFESSHDAFRAALPRGFAWEVVAVYSGPPLIAFKFRHWGFFEGPFKGHAPTGEMVQFYGIGILKVDDSLRAEDVEIYYDPAELFGGLLKQPIVSSSDQPQNCPFQHHKTT, from the exons atggagagtgAAATGAAAGAAGCAGGGGATAAGTATAGATCTTTTTTGCATGATGAAGCCAAAAATATAGAGTGGAGACACGGTGGCCCTCCCATTTACGACGCCGTTAACAAGCTTTTTGATGAAGGCCGCACCAAG GAATGGCCAAAAGGATCATTGGAAGAGGTGGTTCAGAATGCTATCAAGTCATGGGAGATGGAGCTCTCTCACAAAACTAACATAAAAGATTTCAAGACTATAAATCCAGACAAATTTAAGCTCATCGTCAATG GAAGAGAGGGGCTATCCGGTGAAGAAACGCTGAAGTTGGGGAGCTACAACGCGTTGTTGAAGAGCTCATTGCCTGAGGAATTCAAATATTACAAAGCCGAGGAAGAAAGCTTTGAGTCCTCTCACGACGCATTTCGGGCGGCGCTTCCGCGCGGATTTGCATGGGAAGTGGTGGCGGTTTACTCAGGGCCGCCGCTCATCGCCTTCAAATTCCGGCATTGGGGTTTTTTTGAAGGCCCCTTCAAAGGCCATGCCCCCACCGGAGAGATGGTGCAGTTCTACGGAATAGGAATTCTCAAA GTGGATGATTCTTTGAGGGCTGAGGATGTGGAGATATACTATGATCCAGCTGAGCTTTTTGGTGGACTTCTAAAACAACCAATTGTTTCCAGTTCCGACCAACCTCAAAACTGCCCATTTCAACACCACAAAACCACTTAA